GGATGACTGGCTTCCCAAGAAGGCGTTGGCGGTCTTGAAAAAACGAATCCGAAAAGACAAAAAACGAAAAGTGGCCCTCTTTTACGGAAACGTCAAGATTTGGCGGGTAAAACGGGGACGTTACGTCAATCCCTTTTTGGTGAAGCACAAGCAATTCCGCACCAAGTATCAGTTCCTGAAATACAACCATTGGATGGTGGCTCCGCGCTGCTACCGCGTTTCGGCTCTGCAAAAGGTAGGCGGATGGGACACCTCCGACAAGTACCAGGGCCGGATCATGGAAGACAGGCGGATCATCTTGCGTCTGATCGAGCGTTATCCCGTCAAATACATCAATAAAAAATTGTACAATCGCACAAAGCACAAGGGTCAGCTCACGGACAACAAGATGAAGCGCAAGCGAAATCATCTGCGCAAAATAACCTTTCGTTATTACCTGAAACGCTGGGGCGATAAATACAAGGCCGTATACGGATACAAAAACGGGTACCTGATCATACGGCGTCTGAAAAAGAAAAAGGGGAGGAGGCGGCGATGAGAAAGGTCCTGATCACTGGTTGTGCCGGATTTATCGGCTCCCATCTCGCGGAACGCTTGCTGCAGGATGGCATGGACGTCATCGGGATTGACGGCTTCGTAGACAATTACGATGCTTCGGTCAAATTGCGAAATCTCTCGGCGATCAGGAGCCATCCCCGGTTTGCCTTTCACTCGTCTCTGCTCGCCGATAAACTGGGGGAGCCCTGGCTGGATGAAGTCGACCTGATCTTTCACCAGGCTGCCCTGCCCGGTGTCAGGTCCAGTTGGGGCACCGCTTTTGCAGACTATGTCGCCCATAACCTGACCGCCACCCAATCCCTGCTGGAGGCATGTACACGGCTCCAGAAGCCCCCTCGCATTGTCATCGCTTCCTCCTCATCCGTCTACGGATCGATGAAGGAAGGGGCGCTGGATGAGAGCGCCCCGCTTCATCCGGTCTCCCCGTACGGAGTGACGAAGGCCGCGATGGAGCAGATTTGCCGTGTGTATGTCGAGGCGCATGGCCTGCATGTCGTCATGCTGCGCTATTTTACGGTATACGGTCCGAGGCAGCGGCCGGATATGGCGTTTCACCGCTTCTTTCGTCAGATGCTGCGGGGAGAGCCGATTACGATCTATGGCGACGGTCAGCAGAGCCGCGATTTTACCTATGTCAGCGATGCGGTGGAAGCCAACCTGCTCGCCGCCCGTCACGCCGCCCCCGGCGATGTGTTCAACATCGGAGGGGACCGGGAGATCAGCGTCCTGGAAGTCCTGCATTTGATGAGTCAGCTCGCAAACGTCACGCCGCACGTAGTCCATCTGCCAGCGGTCGCAGGAGACTCCCGCCGTACCAAGGCAGACATCAGGCAGGCCCAGGCGAAGCTGGGATATCAGCCGCGGGTCCGGCTGGAAGAAGGATTGCGTTTGCAGCTGGCGGATCTACGCGCCCATATAGATGGGCCGTCCGACGAGAGGGGGCAATGACTTGCATCGGGTGCTCGTCTACCGCCGCAAATTCCTCCCGAAAAGCGAGACCTTTATCTACGAGCAGCTGCTCGGGCATCAACGGGTAAAAACAGCCGTGCTCGCGCGCCAGAAGCCTTTTCACCGCAAGCAGTTTCCGTTTTCGCCCGTATACGTGCGCAGGCGGTTCCGTGGCCTGGCGGGATGGCTCAAAAAAAAGAAATTCAGCTGTCTCCATGCCCGGTTTGGGCCGGCGGGCGTGGAGCTGCTTCCCCATGCCCGCAAGGCGAAGCTGCCGCTGATCACGTCCTTTCACGGGTTTGACGCCACCAAGCGGGTGCGCGAGAGCAAGGGATACCGGAAACAATTGAAAAAGCTCTTTCGCAAGGGAAAGGCCTTTACGGTCGTCAGCGATCACATGAAAAAACGGTTGGTGCGGCTCGGCTGTCCGAAAAAGAAGATTACGCTGATCCGATCGGGGATTGATCTGAGAAAGTTTCCCATGCTCCCGCAGCAGCCGGTAAAGGACGGCGCCTACCGCCTGCTGAGTGTCGGCAGGCTGACCGAGAAAAAAGGGATGGATACGCTGATCAAGGCATTCGCTCGCGTCGGGCGCCAGTATCCCCAGGCGACCCTCACCATCGTCGGTGACGGCGAAGAGAAGAAAAAGCTGAAACGAATGATCAAAAAATACGGACTGACCGATCGCGTGAAACTGCGCGGGGCCCTTACGCATAAAGAGGTGCAGCGCGAACTGGCGAAATGCCATCTCTTTGTCATCGCCTGCAAGACAGCCAAAAACGGCAATCAGGAGGGCATTCCCAACGTACTGATGGAGGCGATGGCCACCGGGCGGCCGGTGATCTCGACCTACCATGCGGGCATTCCCGAGCTGGTGGAGCACGAGGTGAGCGGTTATCTCGTGCCGGAGAAATCGCCGGGCAAACTGGCGAGAATGATCAGCCGCGTCCTGGCCAATTCCGGGGAATGGCAGAGGGTGGCGCAACGGGCGAGAGTAAAGGTGGAAACCAATCACGATATCGAAAAGCAGCGCGCCAAGCTGGAAGACCTGTACCTGCGCGTTGCTAAAAAAACGATGAGGTGAAGGAATGAACGTAGCCGTAATCGGAACGGGATATGTCGGGTTGACCACGGCAGTCTCGCTGGCCTTGCACGGTCATCGCGTCATCGGGATTGATGTGGATGAGGAAAAAGTAAAACAGCTCCGAAAAAAGAAGTCGCCCATCTACGAGCCGGGGCTGGAAGAAGCCTTGGAAACAGTTGTCGAACAGGGGACTTTGTCGTTTGGCAGTTCCTTGGCGGACGAAGCGGCAGAGGCAGAGATCTTGTTCATTTGTGTCGGCACGCCCGAGTCGGAGGATGGCACAGCCGATCTCCGCTATCTGTTTGCCGCTGTCGAGGAGTTGCGCCTCCTCCAGCAGCATGACCCCCGAAAGCGGGCCGTCGTCGTAAAAAGCACGGTGCCGGTCGGGACGGGAGACCGTGTGGCTGATCTGCTGCGGGAATTTGCGTCGGTTCACGTAGTTTCCAACCCGGAGTTTTTGCGGGAAGGAAGGGCGCTCCGTGATGCGCTGAACCCGTCCCGTATCGTGATCGGCGCGGATCACGCGGAGGCGTTTGCCCTGATGGATCAGCTGTACGAAAGGTTGTCTGCAGAGTGGGTCCGCACCACCCGTGCCAATGCCGAGATGATCAAATACGCGTCCAATGCCTTTCTCGCCACCCGTATCTCTTTCATGAATGAACTGTCTCGTCTGAGTGCCGCGTTGGGTACGGATATCGAAGTGATTGCACGCGGAATGGGCTTGGACAGTAGAATCGGTCCGGAGTTTTTGCGAGCCGGTCTGGGCTACGGGGGCTCCTGTTTCCCCAAAGACACCATCGCGCTCTTGCAGGTAGCCAAAGAGCAGGGGGTGTCGCTGGGTATATTGGAACAAGTCAGGGAGGTAAACCGCACGCAGCCGTCATGGTACGTACAGCTCATGCGCGAGCGGCTGCAAGGCCTGGTCGGCAAGCGCATCGCGGTCCTCGGACTTTCGTTTAAGCCGGATACGGACGATATCCGCGAGGCCCGCTCGCTGCCGGTCTTGGCGGAGCTGCTGGAAGCAGGCGCGCTGGTGTCGGCCTATGACCCCGTTTCCGCGGAGGCGGTCGCGAGGCTCTATCCGCAGGTTCGCTATGCCCAAGACGTCTACGAGACATTGACGGACGCGGATGCGGCACTGCTCGTCACAGAGTGGAAGGACTGCGTGGAGCTGCAATGGGACCGCGTAAAAGAAGTCATGGCAAGTCCGGTCCTGTTTGACGGCAGAAACGCCTGGCCGACACAAATCGTCAAGCGGCATGGCTTTACCTACTGCGGCGTTGGCAAAAGCTGACCGTCCCTCGGGATGCGTCAGCTTTTGGGCTTGGAGCGAGGGGGATCGCCGTCTCGCGCGGACGAAGAAAGTCGAAGAGATAGATTTGAACCGCGGAGCAGAATGCGCTAGGATACTCATATGGATTGTTTTCCCACCGATACGCATGCGAGGAGTGAGTAAGATTGAATAAAAGCAAAACCTTGCCAAAACGAAGTGAAGTCCCAGCCGAGTACAAATGGCGACTGGAAGACATGTACGCCAGCAACAGCGATTGGGAGAAGGACCTGGAAAAGGTCAAGCAGCTGGCAGAAGAAATTTCCCGCAAAAAAGGGCAGCTGGGCCAGTCCGGCGAGCAGCTGCTGGAGACCCTGCGGCTGCAAGACGAACTGCTGAAAACGTTGGACCAGGTCTACGTCTACGCGCGAATGCGCCGAGATGAAGACAATGCGAACAGCACCTATCAAGCCCTCACAGACAGAGCCACCTCGCTCAGCACGCAGGTCTACGGGGCCATCTCATACATACAGCCGGAGATCCTGCAAATCCCTACCGATCAACTGGAAAAGTGGATGGGGGAAGTGCAAGGACTGGATCACTACCGCATCCTTTTGGACGAGATCACCCGGTTTAAACCGCATACCCTCTCAGCCGAAGAAGAGGCGATTTTGGCGAATGTTAG
This sequence is a window from Brevibacillus composti. Protein-coding genes within it:
- a CDS encoding glycosyltransferase family 2 protein; amino-acid sequence: MFTVVIPTYNRARYIRKAISSVLKQTCKDWKLLIMDDASTDKTRQKVERYLFHPNVEYYRLEENSGISKVMNQALSMVETPYLVQLDSDDWLPKKALAVLKKRIRKDKKRKVALFYGNVKIWRVKRGRYVNPFLVKHKQFRTKYQFLKYNHWMVAPRCYRVSALQKVGGWDTSDKYQGRIMEDRRIILRLIERYPVKYINKKLYNRTKHKGQLTDNKMKRKRNHLRKITFRYYLKRWGDKYKAVYGYKNGYLIIRRLKKKKGRRRR
- a CDS encoding NAD-dependent epimerase/dehydratase family protein, producing MRKVLITGCAGFIGSHLAERLLQDGMDVIGIDGFVDNYDASVKLRNLSAIRSHPRFAFHSSLLADKLGEPWLDEVDLIFHQAALPGVRSSWGTAFADYVAHNLTATQSLLEACTRLQKPPRIVIASSSSVYGSMKEGALDESAPLHPVSPYGVTKAAMEQICRVYVEAHGLHVVMLRYFTVYGPRQRPDMAFHRFFRQMLRGEPITIYGDGQQSRDFTYVSDAVEANLLAARHAAPGDVFNIGGDREISVLEVLHLMSQLANVTPHVVHLPAVAGDSRRTKADIRQAQAKLGYQPRVRLEEGLRLQLADLRAHIDGPSDERGQ
- a CDS encoding glycosyltransferase — encoded protein: MHRVLVYRRKFLPKSETFIYEQLLGHQRVKTAVLARQKPFHRKQFPFSPVYVRRRFRGLAGWLKKKKFSCLHARFGPAGVELLPHARKAKLPLITSFHGFDATKRVRESKGYRKQLKKLFRKGKAFTVVSDHMKKRLVRLGCPKKKITLIRSGIDLRKFPMLPQQPVKDGAYRLLSVGRLTEKKGMDTLIKAFARVGRQYPQATLTIVGDGEEKKKLKRMIKKYGLTDRVKLRGALTHKEVQRELAKCHLFVIACKTAKNGNQEGIPNVLMEAMATGRPVISTYHAGIPELVEHEVSGYLVPEKSPGKLARMISRVLANSGEWQRVAQRARVKVETNHDIEKQRAKLEDLYLRVAKKTMR
- a CDS encoding UDP-glucose dehydrogenase family protein codes for the protein MNVAVIGTGYVGLTTAVSLALHGHRVIGIDVDEEKVKQLRKKKSPIYEPGLEEALETVVEQGTLSFGSSLADEAAEAEILFICVGTPESEDGTADLRYLFAAVEELRLLQQHDPRKRAVVVKSTVPVGTGDRVADLLREFASVHVVSNPEFLREGRALRDALNPSRIVIGADHAEAFALMDQLYERLSAEWVRTTRANAEMIKYASNAFLATRISFMNELSRLSAALGTDIEVIARGMGLDSRIGPEFLRAGLGYGGSCFPKDTIALLQVAKEQGVSLGILEQVREVNRTQPSWYVQLMRERLQGLVGKRIAVLGLSFKPDTDDIREARSLPVLAELLEAGALVSAYDPVSAEAVARLYPQVRYAQDVYETLTDADAALLVTEWKDCVELQWDRVKEVMASPVLFDGRNAWPTQIVKRHGFTYCGVGKS